A single genomic interval of Zingiber officinale cultivar Zhangliang chromosome 4A, Zo_v1.1, whole genome shotgun sequence harbors:
- the LOC121969882 gene encoding auxin response factor 24-like, translating into MGGIASSPVRLLLTRLPFLLLHRRPTATSTQPPPPTGHHLLPSSIHTAAKEFLPLPLSLLSVRDVLCVRGISSSRGLGFATDSTGDFIPPSSEFEQQHLLQIWSAQQTSIPALLPSSEPDLASHSSTFSSTAVFKFDQQFFNRSGQLLFVVHKQGVALGRSVDLTKFDGYDQLIEELDQLFEFKGELMAPNKNWMIVFTDNEDDMMLVGDDPWQEFCAMVRLIFIYPKEEVQKMDSSTLNPKNEDCPDMKENVKETKGSQSASSSN; encoded by the exons ATGGGGGGCATCGCATCTTCTCCCGTTCGGCTCCTTCTCACGCGACTACCGTTTCTTCTCCTTCACCGACGGCCGACGGCCACCTCCACTCAACCACCGCCGCCGACCGGACAccatctccttccttcttctaTTCACACCGCAGCCAAGGAATTTTTGCCTCTACCGCTCAGTCTTCTCTCTGTTCGCGACGTCCTCTGTGTTCGCGGCATTTCTTCCTCACGCGGGCTAGGGTTCGCGACAGATTCAACAGGCGACTTCATTCCTCCGAGTTCTGAGTTCGAGCAGCAACATCTTCTCCAGATTTGGTCAGCACAGCAGACTTCAATTCCAGCACTACTTCCTTCATCCGAACCAGATTTGGCCAGTCACAGCTCCACCTTTTCTTCCACAGCAGTCTTCAAGTTCGATCAGCAATTCTTCAACAGATCTGGACAGCTTTTGTTTGTT GTTCATaagcagggtgttgcacttggaAGATCTGTTGACTTGACAAAGTTTGATGGTTATGACCAATTGATCGAGGAGTTAGATCAGCTATTTGAATTCAAAGGAGAATTGATGGCTCCAAATAAAAATTGGATGATTGTATTTACTGATAATGAGGATGATATGATGCTTGTTGGAGATGACCCTTGGCA GGAATTTTGTGCTATGGTCCGTCTGATTTTTATATACCCAAAAGAGGAGGTCCAGAAGATGGATTCAAGTACCTTGAACCCAAAAAATGAAGATTGTCCTGATATGAAAGAGAATGTCAAGGAAACAAAAGGCAGTCAATCTGCATCATCATCTAATTAA
- the LOC121973279 gene encoding glutathione S-transferase F11-like, which yields MPLVLTSRCILITRGAELDQIAMVVKVYGEARAVCPQRVIHCLVEKGVPFELVHVELDSMEQKRPEFMEKQPFGQVPYVVDGEFELFESRAIARYYASKYADYGPSLLGRTVEERAKVEQWMDVEAMNYNPVAFSIVWNAFILPARGLARKEEKAAAAARKLEAILEVYEKQLAKSRYLAGDEFTLADLTHIPATRYVVENCNMAHVMEGKQHLKAWWDNITARPGWKKVMEFVETGANKHQP from the exons ATGCCTTTGGTGCTCACCAGTCGCTGCATCCTCATCACTCGCGGAGCTGAGCTCGATCAGATCGCCATGGTGGTGAAAGTCTACGGTGAGGCCCGGGCAGTGTGCCCTCAGAGGGTGATCCACTGCCTCGTGGAGAAGGGCGTCCCTTTTGAGCTCGTCCACGTAGAACTCGACTCCATGGAGCAGAAGCGACCCGAGTTCATGGAAAAACAA CCGTTCGGGCAAGTCCCCTACGTTGTTGATGGCGAATTCGAGCTCTTCG AATCGCGCGCCATCGCTCGTTACTACGCGAGCAAGTACGCGGACTACGGGCCCAGCCTGCTGGGGCGGACGGTGGAGGAGCGAGCCAAGGTGGAGCAGTGGATGGACGTGGAGGCCATGAACTACAACCCGGTGGCCTTCTCGATCGTGTGGAACGCGTTCATACTCCCGGCGCGAGGGCTGGCGCGGAAGGAGgagaaggcggcggcggcggccaggAAGCTGGAAGCGATCCTGGAGGTGTACGAGAAGCAGCTGGCGAAGAGCAGGTACTTGGCGGGGGACGAGTTCACGCTGGCCGACCTGACCCACATCCCGGCGACGAGGTACGTCGTGGAGAACTGCAACATGGCGCACGTGATGGAGGGGAAGCAGCACCTGAAGGCGTGGTGGGACAACATCACCGCCCGTCCTGGGTGGAAGAAGGTCATGGAATTTGTTGAAACTGGGGCGAACAAGCATCAACCATAg